The nucleotide window GTTGAGCCGAGTGTGTGACCACTCCTCGGCCAACAGCTTGAAACTGCCTGGAATTTGCCCATGACTTTTGCGATTACCGCTCGCGGAATGCTTCTTTTGCCTTGAGGACGGGCTTGAGCAGATAGTCGAGAATAGTCTTCTCGCCTGTCCTGACGTCCACCGACGCGATCATGCCGGGGATGATCGGCAGGGATTTGCCTCCCGCATGCAACTCACTGGAATCGGTCAGTACCAGTACACGATAATACGTTGCGTCAGATCGACCAGTCGCGCTCTTTTGTTCATCCTTCAAGGTATCGGGGCTGATATGCATCACCTTGCCTTTGAGACCACCGTATATGCCGTAATCATATGCGGTTATCTTGACCGTCGCGGCTTGATCCGGGTGCAGGAACGCAACGTCCGATGGTTTGATTTTTGCTTCGACGAGCAGTTGATCCTCCAGCGGTACAATCTCCATGATATGTTCGCCTGGCTGAATCACGCCGCCGATCGTGTTGACGCGAACATTCTTGACCGTTCCCCGCACCGGCGCTGTGAGCGTCGTGCGCTCCAGTATGTCGGCACGGCCCACGACGGTTTCCTTGGTCTGCGCAAGCTCCAGCTCAAGCTTCGTCAGTTCAGAGTTCGCATCCGACTGATACCGGTTACGCCGCTCAACGATCTGGGACTTGATTTCATTCGCCTGACGGCGCATACGCAACAACTCGACTTCTGATACCAGCCCTTTTGCCGACAGCGGCGCGGCCATATCAATCTCTTTCGCTGACAGCTGGTAGCTGCGCTCCAGCGCTGACACGCTGTCGGAAAGAGCCTGTTTGCGCGCGTTGTAGGCAAGCGTCTCCTGCTTTAGTACATCGGGGTGCTGCTTTACCTCGTCGGGAAACACCAAGGGCTGTCTGAACGCCTCGGCACGCAATCTCGCGATGGTTGCCTTCAGGCCCACCGCCTTTGAGTTTGCTTCACGATAGCTCGTTGCCGCACGCGTAGGATCAATCTTTGCCAGCACCTGTCCCTTTTCCACGATGTCGCCCTCGTGGACCTCCAGCCCTTCGAGAATTCCTCCCTCCAGACTCTGGATGATCTGCTCGCGGCTCTTGGAAATAATGGTGCCCTCACCATGCGTGATCTCCTCGACACGCGCAAGACCTGCCCATATGGTGCCGCCTGTCAGAACGGCAGCTATCAGATATAAAACGGCCATCGAGCCTGGTGCGCGCTGCGTCAACAGCGACGCCCGGATGTCGTTCATGAAGGCTGCGTCGCCCGCCGACAGCTTCGGCTTGGCTGGCAGCCAACGTTGGATGAGCTTCGTGATCATGCTGTTACCTCTTCGGTGTCAGGAGCCTTGTCAACAGGTCCCGACGTGTTCCTTGTCAAGTCGACAGACTCGCGCTGTACCGAACCGGTCACGTCGCGCGAACGCGTGGATCCATGGCCGGCCGGCTTATTCTGCTTTCCGGAAAGTGTCGCCAGAACTTTGTCCCGGGCGCCGTCCGCAACTATCTTTCCGTCTTCCACAATGACGATCCGCTCAACAAGTGCGAGCAGGGAGGGACGGTGCGTGACGATCACGAGCGACTTGCCCTCTGTCGCGCGGCCCAGATGCTGGAGAAACTCCGCTTCCGTCTGCATATCCATGGCGCTCGTCGGCTCATCGAGCAACAACAGTTCTGGTCGTGCGAGCAGGCTGCGGGCAAGCGAAACCAGCTGCTTCTGACCACCGGACAAACCGCCGCCGCCCTCGCTGATCGGCATGTTGATACCTTGCGGATGCCGGTTTGCAATTTCATCCACGCCAGTGAGCCGAAGCACACGCAGGAATTCATCCGAAGTAGCTTCCGGTCGGCCGATCATCACGTTCTGGCGCAACGTACCACGGAAAAGCCGCGCGTCTTGGCCGACATAGCCAACGGCTGCCCGCCAGTCGGCCGGATCGATCTGCTCCACGTCCAGCCCGTCAGAAAACATTTGCCCACCGGTAGGCAGATACAAACGGGCCATGATCCGCAAAAGCGTTGATTTTCCGCTACCAATGCGTCCGAGAATCGCGACACGTTCACCAGGTTTTACGCTCAAGTTGATCTCCTTCAGCACCTGAGGATTCCCCTGCGGTTCCGAAGAAGGATAGGAAAAGCTGATGTTCTTGAGCGTAAGCTGACCTTTGAGTTGGGGCTTCGGAAGGTACTCCCGGCCCGGATCCCGGTCGACTGGCATCTTCATGAGATCGTTAAGGGAGGCGAACGCCGCCTTCGCCTGCTGGAACCTCAACGCGAGACCCATCACTTGGGATAGCGGCGCAGTGACTCGCCCCGCAAGCATTACGGTACCGATAAGGGCGCCCTGTGTCAGCGAGCCAGCATCGATGAGATACACGCCAGCCACGATCAGTACCACCGTTTGCACCTGCTGCAGGAATCCGACGAGATAGGTCGCCTTGTTTGATATCTGCCGCGATTTCATTGCATTGTCCGCAGCCATGGCACTGAATGTTTCCCACCGCTTCTGCATGTGTCCTTCGCCACCCACGGCTTTCAGTGTTTCAAGTCCGTCCACCGATTCAATGAGCACACCCTGTTTGAGGGAGATCTGGCGCAGGTTTTCTTTCATGACGCGCGCAAGCGGCCATTGGACCAGCACGCTGATACCCACGATCAACGGAATCATCAACAGCGGGATCCAGCCAAGTTCACCGCCGACCGAGAAAATCACGGCGACGAACAGAAGAACAAAAGGCAGGTCAGACACGGCAGACAGCGTGGCCGAGGTCGCGAAATCGCGCACCGACTCGAACTCCCTCAACTGATTGGCAAACGATCCGGAGGAGCCCGGCTTCTTCTCCATGCGCAGAGCCATAGTCTGGCGAAACAGGAGTGCCCCTATGATCGTATCCGCCTTCTTACCTGCGACGTCCAGCAGGTGGCCGCGAACGGATCGTGAAGCTGCCTCGAACAACATTGCGACTACGACGCCGATTGCAAGTGACCACAGCGTCACGTAGGCCTGATTGGGTACAACGCGGTCGTAGACGTTCATGGTAAAGAAAACGCTGGCCAACGCGAGAACATTGATCAGCAGCGTCGCGAGTGCAGCAGTGTAGTAGTAGCGGCGATAGCGCCATAGTGTCTTGAGCAACCAATGTCCCGCGGGCTCGGGTGATTCTTCCCCGGCCTGCTTGTCGACCTTTGCGCGTGGCTTTACCAGGATCGCGTATCCTGAGTAGATTGTCTCCATCGCTTCCTGAGAATACTCGACAGGTTCTTTACCAACATCTGGCGTGATCAGCTGATAGAACAATCGACGTTTGCCGTCTTCGGCACGCTCCATGCGGCGGCCAAGAAGGATTGAGCTCCCGCTATCCTTATGGAGCAGGATCAAGGGCATGACGTGCGCCGGCAGGATTTCGAGCTTGCGCTCGACAAGGCCAACGCTCAGTCCTGCGTTGGATAAGGCGTCGAGCGCCAGCGACGGCGACATCAAGCCGCTTTTCGGCAAGCCTGCGGTGAGCGCCTCCGCGGACTTGCCGTAGCCGTACCGGTCACACATCCACAGTGAACAATCCAGCAGGCTGTCATGATGCGTGGACCGCCAGTCCGGCTGAGGTAGAGGTGTTGGGGAGGTTGCCATAGCTAACGATCCTTTCGTTGGGCACTGATTGGGGTCGCGTACACTCGCAAGCCGCGTACAGGCAGCTTTGCGTGCATGCTGAACATTTGCATCGTGGCATGCCATGAAACGCTATGGCACTTCCGAGGTGATGCGGCAATGAACCCGGTGAAGCAAAGGACCGACATATCGCCCTCCGCAGAGACGCCAGCAACGCCGGAAGCGGCACTCACACGTCAATTCCAAACACCGCTTTCGATTGCACGATGACTAACCGGCAGTATCCCGTATGTCAATCGGATCGAACATCGGACACGTCCCATACTTACTGGAGTTATGGAAGGAGCACAGGGCAATTGCGTGAAGCGCCTTACCGGCCAAGGATCTCGGCGCGATAACGGTCGCTGATGCAGGCACCGAGACGGCGGTTTTTTCACTCCGATCTTGGTCTATGTGTCGCGTTTGAGCAGATGCAGCACGATGCGACGCAGGATCCCAAAGCTCCGTAGAGCGGTATTTACTCGCACACGGCACGGGTCTTCGCCAAAGGCCACGTCGAGCACCCAGTGCAGGTTATTCTCGATGCGCCAGTGGGCGCACACCGTATGGGAAATGTGTGCCGCATCGAGCGGCAGGCTGGAGACGTAGTAACGGCGTTCGGTGACGACGGCGTCGCCGGTCTCGAGCACGGATTAATCATCACAATGAAGCGCAGGCCCGGCCACAAGTCGGGTTCATGCCGCCAGCGCATGAGAATGTCGCTGACAACACACCGGCCCGTCTCGACGCGGCCGTGATCCTTTTTAATCTCACGGTGTTCCCCTGTATTAGTCCGCACGGGCCTGTGGCACTCGCGCCATGGCGTGAAATGCCGTTGTACCCGCGCCAGAATGGGGCCCTGATTGCCCTTGCATGCCAGCACAAAGTCCGCGCCCGCGTGCACGATGCGTTCGGCAATGTCACGCTGACAACCCATCGCATCGATCGTGACGATCGCGCCCTTGAACTGCAGGGCATCGAGCAGTTCCGATATCGCCGTGGTCTCGCTGGATTTTCGCGGTGTGCACCTGCCCCCAGCGCCATGCCCAACCCGGTGCCGTATGCTGCGATCAGGTGAGTGGCGTGCTCGCCACGTTGATGGGAGCCGCGCACGGTCTTGCTGTCGATCGCCACGACCTGGCCGGCCAGTGCCGGGCACAGGCCGCTCATTCAGCGGATGAAGCACGCCTCGAACTGCTTCGGATTGAGCGCGGCGAACACCCGCCCGAAGGTATCGTGAGAAGGAATGCGCCCCTGTACGAGCGGAATATTCTGGCGCGGCCAGTCCACGTTCTCTTCGCCACACAGGATCGCACACAACGCCACCACCAGCCTTTCAGTCAGATCTTAGGCCGGCATGCGACTGCGCGGATCGCGCGGATCACCAAAAGCTTCTTCAATGCTCAGGAGACCTTCTTCTCCCATCTCTTCCGCCTCAAAAAACGAAAGTAATTTCTCGAAACCGGCTTGTCTACAAGCCCCCGCGTATATCATTGATTGTTAACGGTCCTTCGTGCAATCGTCCAGATATGACCGCAGCCCACCGCCTCATATCGGACCAGTCCGAAACAGTTTTACCCCCCCCCAATGCCACGACCTGTGGCAATCAGCGCACCCATGTCCTTTGCACCCAAGGCGCCAAGCGACCATATGCGCTTTAATTGCAGCGCGGGCCCGAAACCGAGTACCCGAGACAGGATGAAATGATGAAACGCACATTGATACTGAAACGAAAATTGCTGATGCGTCGGCGAGCGCATCCCGAAACCACTGGCAACGCGCCGGCCACGATGCCGCTACTACTGCTGACCGGTGACAGGACCCACGACGACGGGATCACGCCGGACGAACGTGTGCAGGCCGTGGCCATGCTGGATCAACTGCTGACAGCAGCGAGCGCCCATGGCTTCAGGCCGACCGACACGTTGCGAACGCTGCTGGCGAATGGCGACCGGTCGGCTCGCACGATCGCACTGGCCCGTGAGGCGATGGACTGCATTCCGATGCATGAAATCGACGCAATGCTGAAGTACACGTATCGACCAGGTCATGCCGACCGCTAACCTGACAGCGAGATGGCAGGATGACGGACGGACTGATTGCAGGCAAGGCGTATCGGAAGCCGTTCCATCGTGACGGAGACCCAGAGTGCAAAGACCTTTTGACAGCCATCACTAGGGAAACAACGCGCTGCGCGATTGCCCCCATTTTCGAAGGAGCCATGAAGTGCGTTCGGGTCGGCCGCGAGGTGAGCTTTTTCGGGATGGACTGTGATCTTGTGTGCGCTACAGTTCACGTACCGTTCGACATTGCTTGGGTGCGTTGCCGAAGACACGCGCCTGTGAAGCGCCCGGGGAATCCCGGGGACTGTTTTGTTTGAATCATGCCACGATGGCAGACCCCGAGTTCTGCATACTAAGCGGCTTCCGCCTCGGCAGGTGAAACGTTGCCGAGCGGCGCGAGCAGTCGCCGATGATGATTGAACCAGTCGACCCGTTCGAGTGTGGCCATCTCAACGGTCCGCAGATTGCGCCACGGCCCAAACCAATGGATCACTTCTGCCTTGTACCGGCCGTTGATCGTTTCAGCCAGCGCATTGTCGCAGGAATCACCCACGCTGCTCACTGAGGGCTCGATACCTGCTTTGGCCGGCCGATCGGTGTAGCGGATCGAAACGTACTGCACGCCGCGATCGCTGTGATGAATCATCCCGTCCTTCTGCGCAGGCTGCCGTTCGTACAGGGCCTGCTCCGGCGCATCCAGCACGAAGTCCGTATGCGCCGACGCCGACACATGCCAGCCAACGATGCGCAGGGCAAACACGTTGATGATGAACGCGATATAGACGGATCCCTGCCAGCTCGATACATAGCTAAAATCTGACACCCACAACGCATTGGGCCGTTCGGCCTTGCACTGCCGCTGCACGCGGTCCAGCAGGCAAGATCTCGAGCCGTCGCTAAGGGCCGTCCTGATGAATCATCCGCGCCGCACACCCCGCAGGACCAGCTTCTTAATCAACCGCTCTACCGTGCAGCGGGCCATCTGGATGCCTTCGCGTGCGAGTCGCAGCCAGACCTTGCGGACCCTCTAGACCTGGAAGTTCTCCTCCCACACGCGCCGGATTTCTCCGCACAGCATCGCGTCACGCTGGGCCCGCGCAGGCAGACGTGTCGGATCGCCCGCCGGGCCACATGCCGGTAATACGTCGACGGGGCGATCGGCGGCACCCTGCGGATCCGCTCGCCCCCATGGCCCTGCCGGTGATCATTGATGAACGTGATCATCACTTCGGTCGGCGGTCAAGCTCCGCCTGTACGAAATACGCCGATGCCTTGCGCAGGATCTCATTGACCTGACACAACTCGCGAACCTCCCGCTCCAGCGCTTTCAGCCGCTCCTGATCCGGAGTATTACCATCAGCCCGCAAGCCACGATTGCGTTCGTCCTGACCAACCGAGCTGCGCAGCGTTTCGCCGGAGCAGCACATCTTGGTGGCTATCGACGCAATCGCCATCCACTGCGACTCATGCTCGCCACCGTGCTCGTGAACCATCCGAACCGTCCGTTCACGGACTTCCGGCCACTACGTCGGCGACTTCTTCTTGACGTTTTCCATGGCCCCCTTCTCTCAAGAGTTGGAGTCTCCGGAAAACCCGGGGCGCTTCAGTTGTCGAATCCTGAGCGGAGGGGTAATACAACCCTCCGGCGCCTCGCCGAGAATTTCGATACAGTCGGCGTGTATCAGAAACCCCGAAGCCGTTCATAGGTCTGCGTGCCGCTTATTGGCGTCAGCGCCATGGAGTGCGGCCGGTGAAGCAAGGAATAGCGTGGACGGCCAATACGGTAAAGACCGCGCGGAATCGCGCCAAAGTCGCGCTGCTGCTCCGCTTGCGGATTGTTCTTTCCCTCGCCGCCGCCGCGCAACCGGTGGCCTCCACCACGCCGTTGTGCATCAGTTCGCCCCAGCCCTGACTGCATGTCTACGGCGTGCCTTGCTCCGGCGGTGGGCTGACGTGGCTATCAGGGGACGGATCATCATCGTCACCGTCACCAGCGTTCTCATGAGGCCCCTTCAGAACATCCGAAGCCGACAGGCATGGACAGCGCGGCAAGCGAACTACAACTCGTATAGTCGCTGTTCAGGACCTGCAAGTAGCGGCCACCGACCGACCGCGCAGGCCATTCGGCAGCGTTGATGAAGCGCGGGCCTGGACTCAGCCTACCCTTATCATCGCTGGAGATCGGCAGGTCCGCGAGTCAGGGCCCCGATAGTCGTTATCAGCCCCGTTTCATGGGCAAGACGAAAGAGATCCGCATCGCGCTCAACACCAAGCTTGCGCATCGCCGCCACTTTTTGCGTGCTGATGGTTTGTTTGGAACGGCGCAATTGGGCAGCGATTTCATTTACCGACATGCCCGACAAATAGAAACGTAGGACCTCCGTTTCCGTGTTGGTTAAATCGGACACACGCTCCCAGTACTGAAGAGCTCCACCGGACGGATTGCAAGTGCGCAGGTTCGGCGACAGATACTTTGCACCTGCATAAACCGCGTGGATCGCGGCAATCAGATGCCCGACATCGTCGGTCTTGCTCAATACCGAACACATTCCCGCCTTCATCATCTTCGCGGCCATCGCAACATTGTCGATCGTTGTAAAAATGATGATTTTCAACTCAGGAAATCGACGTCGAAGAAATGACAGCATAGCCATTCCATCCCCATACTGACCACCTGGCATGACGTAATCACTCACCAGAATGTCGCACGGAGCCCGTGACAGCAGATCCACAAGCTCCGAAGAATTGCGCGCGGCGCCAACCAGGTTGATCGTGCGGATGCCAGATAGCTCATGCTGGATGCCAAGGACCACCGCTGGGTGATCATCGGCAATCGCGATATTAATTTTCAAGGACGTCATTCTGACTACTCCGGGTGCGTGCGGCTGTTCGTTGTGAGCAATCAAAATACCAAGGGCACAGGCTCCCGGACGTAGTATTTGTCCTGTTTTTTAACGCGAATTGGGTGACATGTCTGATTTGCCGTCTACGAATCAATTCGCCCTAGGCAATCACACGAATGGCCGTTAACAATGGCTTACACAAGGATTTGTGACCTTGGTCGGTCCAACGGCTTACTTTCGACTTTTACGTGGCGAAAGTGATGGAAGAAGAAGTTGTCCTGAGCATCGAAGAAGCGTTTGGAGATTGGCGCGATGCACGTGGCCGCACACCGGGGTGCGATTTGACGGGAATCCTGCCGATGGCCTAGTTTGCAATCCTGTCCGGCGCGGACAACTGGGTGGCCATCCAACTATGGGGCGAGGCACGCCTTCGAGCACACTGAGCGGGTCCCGCTTGCCTATACGGACTGTCTGAGCGAACATCGGGAAGTCGATATAGGACACGGCCGCATCGAGACGCTGACGTGTGGTGAGCGACATCCTCGCGTGTTGGCAGGGCGAACCCGACCGGTGGCCGGCCCTGCGTTCGATCGTGATGGCCGAGTCCACGCGCGAGACCGGCGACACCGGGCGCCCCCTCGTACAACGAAGCACCAGTTCTGAAGATTGAAGGCGGTCGGCGACAACATGGCCAGCTGGAGAAGCCTGCGTACTTCGGCATACTTCATCCAGTGGCAGGCATCGAAATGCTTCACCGATCGTCTTTCGTGAATGGTTTCAATGACATGCACTGTCATTCGCCCTGATGGGCTAGATCGATCGTACTGGTACCGCCTACCGGTCCGGCTGAGGCGTCATGCGCAGGTACGGGCGCAGCGCCCGGTAGCCCTTCGGGAATTTCTGCCTGATTGCTTCTTCATCTATTAGCGACGGCACGATCATCACATCGTCGCCGTGCTTCCAGTTGGCCGGCGTCGCTACCTGGTAGTTGTCGGTGAGCTGCAGCGAATCGATCACGCGCAGCACCTCGTCGAAGTTGCGGCCGGTGCTGGCCGGGTAGGTAATCATGAGGCGCACCTTCTTCTTCGGGTCGATGACAAAGAGCGACCTGACCGTGAACGTCTCACTTGCGCTCGGGTGAATCATGTCGTAAAGCTGCGAGACCTTGCGGTCAGCATCAGCGACGATCGGGAAGTCGATATTCGCTGACTGCGTCTCGTTGATGTCCCTGATCCATTCCCTGTGCGACTGGACGCTGTCGACCGACAGCGCGATCGTCTTCACGTTGCGCGTCCCGAATTGGCTGGCGAGCTTCGCCGTCAAACCGAGCTCCGTCGTGCAGACGGGCGTGAAATCCGCCGGATGCGAGAACAGGACGCCCCAGCTATCGCCCAACCAATCGTGAAACCTGATGCGGCCAATGCTGGAATGCTGTTCGAAGTCAGGTGCAATATCGCCAAGATGCAGACTCATGGTGTACCTCCATCAATGCAGGTTTAAATGAACTACTGGCTATTTCTGGTGCTCTATCTCATACAAGAATTTCGTGCGTGCATGTTGCGAATGAACCCCCTCGCGCAGCACTGGATATCGGCACGTTTGTCGCCGCACCGGTTCTCCCGCGTCAGCAATTCCATCTGCCCGAATCCAACCAGGCCACTTCTCAGGCGTCGGGGCGGCGAGCCCGGCTCTGCCTGAACTTGACGCGATCTGCATATTGCCGGTCGAGCAAGCCCCAACAGCCAATCAATGCCGCCAGCCCGATAAACCATCCCGTCCATGATTGTGCTGTGTCCAGCGCTGACGAGCATGCGGCGCCAATCGCGATCGCAGCGGCAAGCCCGAACACATACAGCTTGAGCGGTGCGCCACGGCGCAGTTCTGCCCGGCAACCATGGCAATATCTGGTCGCACTTGGCAATGGCGTATCGCAATGGATGCATTTGAGCTGGGGCCGGTTCATCGGAGGTCCGTTACACGAGTTGAAAGACACCGACCTGCTGGCGGTACTGCTGATGCCAGCGATCGGTCCATCGGCCGCTGCGCCGACATAGGCTATTTCTGGTGTCCGATGGCATGCAGGAATTCAGCGCGCGCCTGCCCGTCGTCGCCAAATGTACCCGCGTAACACTGGGTGACGACGCGTTCGTCACCGCGCCAGTTCTCGCCCATCAGCAGGCACAGTTGTTCGGTCTCAATCAGACAGGCGGCGCCGCGAGCCCGCCCATGCGTGATGAGCGCATTCGCGATCTCGTTCGTGATCCATTCCTGGTAGGTGTAGCGATGACTGATGGCATCGATGATTCGTGCTATGCGGCCAAAGCCGTGCAGGCGTCCGCCCGGAAGATAGGCGACGTGTGCGATGCCACGGAACGGTAGGAGGTGATGCGGGCAAACGCCGTGCACCGCGATGCTGCGAATAATGACCATATCGCGGCGCGCATCTGCAAAGCCGGTGCCAAGTACCTCAGCCGGGTCCGCGTCGTAGCCGTCCAGCAGGCGCTGTTGCCAGAGTTCGCGCACGCGCTGGGGCCGTCCTGTCCATGTGCACCGGATCAACGTTAATGCCGCTGGCCTCAAGCATGCTGGAGACCGCCAGTTCAAATGCGGGGGCATTGAACGCACGCGTGCGTCGGATTCCATATCCGTGCAGATCTGGATGGGACGGGTAAACAGAGTCATGCTGATCTGCAAAAGACATTAGGTTTCCAAAATGCGACGCCCTGTCGAACGAGGGCGAGTTTGCTTCCCGGACGTCCGACGGACAATTGGTCCACTTCGCAACGAAGCCCAGTTTCATCCGTTGTCCGCGTCAAGAACCG belongs to Burkholderia sp. GAS332 and includes:
- a CDS encoding membrane fusion protein, adhesin transport system → MITKLIQRWLPAKPKLSAGDAAFMNDIRASLLTQRAPGSMAVLYLIAAVLTGGTIWAGLARVEEITHGEGTIISKSREQIIQSLEGGILEGLEVHEGDIVEKGQVLAKIDPTRAATSYREANSKAVGLKATIARLRAEAFRQPLVFPDEVKQHPDVLKQETLAYNARKQALSDSVSALERSYQLSAKEIDMAAPLSAKGLVSEVELLRMRRQANEIKSQIVERRNRYQSDANSELTKLELELAQTKETVVGRADILERTTLTAPVRGTVKNVRVNTIGGVIQPGEHIMEIVPLEDQLLVEAKIKPSDVAFLHPDQAATVKITAYDYGIYGGLKGKVMHISPDTLKDEQKSATGRSDATYYRVLVLTDSSELHAGGKSLPIIPGMIASVDVRTGEKTILDYLLKPVLKAKEAFRER
- a CDS encoding two component transcriptional regulator, LuxR family — its product is MTSLKINIAIADDHPAVVLGIQHELSGIRTINLVGAARNSSELVDLLSRAPCDILVSDYVMPGGQYGDGMAMLSFLRRRFPELKIIIFTTIDNVAMAAKMMKAGMCSVLSKTDDVGHLIAAIHAVYAGAKYLSPNLRTCNPSGGALQYWERVSDLTNTETEVLRFYLSGMSVNEIAAQLRRSKQTISTQKVAAMRKLGVERDADLFRLAHETGLITTIGALTRGPADLQR
- a CDS encoding 1-Cys peroxiredoxin, translated to MSLHLGDIAPDFEQHSSIGRIRFHDWLGDSWGVLFSHPADFTPVCTTELGLTAKLASQFGTRNVKTIALSVDSVQSHREWIRDINETQSANIDFPIVADADRKVSQLYDMIHPSASETFTVRSLFVIDPKKKVRLMITYPASTGRNFDEVLRVIDSLQLTDNYQVATPANWKHGDDVMIVPSLIDEEAIRQKFPKGYRALRPYLRMTPQPDR
- a CDS encoding ATP-binding cassette, subfamily C, LapB, which codes for MATSPTPLPQPDWRSTHHDSLLDCSLWMCDRYGYGKSAEALTAGLPKSGLMSPSLALDALSNAGLSVGLVERKLEILPAHVMPLILLHKDSGSSILLGRRMERAEDGKRRLFYQLITPDVGKEPVEYSQEAMETIYSGYAILVKPRAKVDKQAGEESPEPAGHWLLKTLWRYRRYYYTAALATLLINVLALASVFFTMNVYDRVVPNQAYVTLWSLAIGVVVAMLFEAASRSVRGHLLDVAGKKADTIIGALLFRQTMALRMEKKPGSSGSFANQLREFESVRDFATSATLSAVSDLPFVLLFVAVIFSVGGELGWIPLLMIPLIVGISVLVQWPLARVMKENLRQISLKQGVLIESVDGLETLKAVGGEGHMQKRWETFSAMAADNAMKSRQISNKATYLVGFLQQVQTVVLIVAGVYLIDAGSLTQGALIGTVMLAGRVTAPLSQVMGLALRFQQAKAAFASLNDLMKMPVDRDPGREYLPKPQLKGQLTLKNISFSYPSSEPQGNPQVLKEINLSVKPGERVAILGRIGSGKSTLLRIMARLYLPTGGQMFSDGLDVEQIDPADWRAAVGYVGQDARLFRGTLRQNVMIGRPEATSDEFLRVLRLTGVDEIANRHPQGINMPISEGGGGLSGGQKQLVSLARSLLARPELLLLDEPTSAMDMQTEAEFLQHLGRATEGKSLVIVTHRPSLLALVERIVIVEDGKIVADGARDKVLATLSGKQNKPAGHGSTRSRDVTGSVQRESVDLTRNTSGPVDKAPDTEEVTA
- a CDS encoding Transposase DDE domain-containing protein, producing MLETGDAVVTERRYYVSSLPLDAAHISHTVCAHWRIENNLHWVLDVAFGEDPCRVRVNTALRSFGILRRIVLHLLKRDT